In one window of Ruminococcus hominis DNA:
- a CDS encoding FtsW/RodA/SpoVE family cell cycle protein: MVNIIIELSKYIIIFLMTAYTFSCFSIFVQEYEESERHILIRQNILMFLIHFMAYMVMYLKAGEQKLIVFYGCQVVYFIAVIVLYRIIYPNVSSLIVNNMCMLISIGLIMITRLEFADAVKQFIYAIVGAVIGLVVPVIIRKMKTLIDWTYIYAGVGFAFLCLVAVFAATSGGAKLGFTIAGFGVQPSEFVKILFVFFVAASLQKSTDFKNVLITTAIAAAHVLILVLSTDLGAALIFFVVYLVMLYVATRQPLYAIAGIGAGSVAAMLGYRLFAHIKVRVSVWKDPFASYNEGGYQVAQSLFAIGTGSWFGMGLMQGSPDLIPVAESDFIFAAIAEEMGLIYALCLILICVSCYVMFLNIAMEIRNQFYKLVALGLGTCYIFQVFLMIGGVTKFIPSTGVTLPLVSYGGSSMLSTMIMFGIIQGLYIVREDEVEKRELKRARKERVVRNETGRTSKKNKTKFEEVPKQRIR; encoded by the coding sequence GTGGTTAATATTATAATAGAACTTTCAAAATATATTATTATATTTTTGATGACTGCATATACATTTTCGTGCTTTTCTATCTTTGTACAAGAATACGAAGAGAGCGAAAGACACATTCTGATTCGTCAGAATATATTAATGTTTTTAATACATTTTATGGCTTATATGGTTATGTATTTAAAAGCAGGAGAACAGAAACTAATTGTTTTTTACGGATGTCAGGTTGTATATTTTATTGCAGTAATCGTATTGTATCGGATTATCTATCCGAATGTATCCAGTTTGATTGTAAACAATATGTGTATGTTGATCAGTATTGGATTAATCATGATCACAAGACTGGAGTTTGCAGATGCAGTAAAACAGTTTATTTATGCAATTGTAGGTGCGGTGATTGGACTTGTTGTTCCGGTTATTATTCGTAAGATGAAGACATTGATAGATTGGACATATATATATGCGGGTGTAGGATTTGCATTTTTGTGTCTTGTTGCAGTGTTTGCTGCAACTTCCGGAGGTGCGAAGTTAGGATTTACAATTGCTGGATTTGGAGTGCAGCCATCAGAATTTGTAAAAATATTGTTTGTGTTTTTTGTTGCAGCGAGTTTGCAAAAATCAACAGACTTTAAAAATGTTTTGATTACAACAGCAATTGCGGCAGCGCATGTACTTATTTTAGTTTTATCAACAGATTTGGGAGCGGCACTGATTTTCTTTGTCGTATATCTGGTTATGCTGTATGTGGCAACAAGACAACCACTGTATGCAATAGCAGGAATTGGTGCAGGAAGTGTTGCGGCTATGCTGGGATATCGTTTGTTTGCACATATTAAAGTACGAGTATCTGTATGGAAGGATCCGTTCGCTTCATATAACGAGGGCGGGTATCAGGTAGCACAGTCATTATTTGCGATTGGTACCGGCAGCTGGTTTGGAATGGGACTGATGCAGGGAAGTCCAGATTTGATACCGGTAGCAGAGTCGGACTTTATATTCGCAGCAATTGCCGAGGAGATGGGACTGATTTATGCGTTATGTCTGATTTTGATTTGTGTAAGCTGTTATGTTATGTTTTTAAATATTGCAATGGAAATTAGAAATCAATTTTATAAATTGGTTGCACTGGGATTGGGAACCTGCTACATTTTCCAGGTGTTTTTGATGATTGGAGGAGTAACGAAATTTATTCCTTCTACAGGAGTTACACTGCCATTGGTAAGTTATGGTGGAAGTTCCATGTTAAGTACAATGATTATGTTTGGTATCATACAAGGTTTGTACATAGTCAGAGAAGATGAAGTTGAAAAAAGAGAATTAAAAAGAGCAAGAAAAGAGAGAGTAGTAAGAAATGAAACGGGAAGAACGTCCAAAAAGAACAAAACAAAATTCGAAGAAGTCCCGAAACAAAGAATTCGCTAG
- a CDS encoding Asp23/Gls24 family envelope stress response protein: MKGSMSTDLGIITINPEVIAKYAGSVAVECFGVVGMAAVNMKDGLVKLLKRESLTHGIQIEISDENSLTLNFHVIVAYGVNILSVSDNLMNNVKYKVEEFTGMTVDKINIFVEGVRVID, from the coding sequence ATGAAAGGTAGTATGAGTACAGATCTGGGGATTATTACAATCAACCCGGAAGTAATTGCGAAGTATGCAGGTTCCGTTGCAGTAGAGTGCTTTGGAGTTGTAGGTATGGCAGCTGTGAATATGAAAGACGGTCTTGTAAAATTATTAAAAAGAGAGAGTCTGACTCATGGGATTCAGATTGAGATTTCAGATGAGAACAGTTTAACTCTGAATTTTCATGTGATTGTTGCTTATGGTGTAAATATTCTGTCTGTGTCAGATAATTTGATGAATAATGTAAAATATAAAGTAGAAGAATTCACCGGTATGACAGTCGATAAAATTAACATCTTCGTTGAAGGTGTCAGAGTGATTGATTAA
- the rpmB gene encoding 50S ribosomal protein L28: MAKCAICEKGAHFGNNVSHSHRKSPKMWKSNVKSVRVQTEGGAKRMYVCTSCLKSGRVERA; this comes from the coding sequence ATGGCTAAATGTGCTATTTGTGAAAAGGGTGCTCACTTCGGAAACAACGTAAGTCACTCTCATAGAAAATCACCAAAAATGTGGAAATCAAATGTAAAGTCTGTTAGAGTTCAGACTGAAGGCGGAGCTAAAAGAATGTACGTATGTACATCATGCCTGAAATCAGGACGCGTAGAACGTGCTTAA
- a CDS encoding peptidoglycan D,D-transpeptidase FtsI family protein — translation MKREERPKRTKQNSKKSRNKEFARVTYIFVLLFLALMGYLVYFNLVRAQKIVNNPHNERQNNFAQQVVRGNITDKNGVVLAETQTDEAGNESRVYPYGDVFAHVIGYDSSLGKTGLESVENFELLTSNAFFLEKIRNEFQDTKNIGDTVVTTLDAQLQQAAYDALADNKGAVVVLDPATGKILAMVSKPTFDPNQIETEWDYLNSDSDNSPLLNRVTQGAYAPGSTFKIVTALEFMRENPDYANYTYDCQGAITWGDTTIHCFASTVHGLEDLRSSFANSCNSSFANIGLSLNKTSYRQTAEELLFNKKLPSVLDYSKSSFAVDENTGEAEIMMTAMGQGNTLVSPYHMALITSAVANGGTLMRPYLVDKVTNHTGNEISKNVPKSYKKLMTSDEAAQLKEYMRAVVEEGTGMDLNYGSYTVAGKTGTAEYSMDDGEKTHSWFVGFTNVDNPELVISVIIEGYDGNSGAKAVPIAKQILDSYYNR, via the coding sequence ATGAAACGGGAAGAACGTCCAAAAAGAACAAAACAAAATTCGAAGAAGTCCCGAAACAAAGAATTCGCTAGAGTTACGTATATTTTTGTATTGTTGTTCCTTGCGTTGATGGGATATCTTGTTTATTTTAATCTTGTGCGTGCACAGAAAATTGTGAACAACCCACACAATGAACGACAGAATAATTTTGCACAACAGGTAGTCAGAGGCAATATCACAGACAAGAATGGAGTTGTGCTTGCAGAAACGCAAACGGATGAAGCGGGAAATGAATCGAGAGTGTATCCATATGGAGATGTATTTGCACATGTTATAGGGTATGATTCCAGTCTTGGAAAAACCGGATTGGAATCAGTAGAAAATTTCGAACTTTTAACATCGAATGCATTTTTCTTGGAGAAGATTAGAAATGAGTTTCAGGACACAAAAAATATCGGAGATACAGTTGTAACAACGTTGGATGCCCAGCTTCAACAAGCGGCATATGATGCACTTGCAGACAATAAAGGTGCGGTAGTTGTCTTGGATCCAGCTACAGGAAAGATACTGGCAATGGTGTCAAAACCGACTTTTGATCCGAATCAGATTGAAACAGAGTGGGATTATTTGAATTCGGATAGTGATAATAGTCCGCTTTTAAATCGTGTGACGCAGGGAGCATATGCTCCGGGATCAACATTTAAAATTGTAACGGCGTTAGAGTTTATGAGAGAAAATCCAGATTATGCAAATTATACATATGATTGTCAGGGAGCTATTACTTGGGGAGATACTACAATTCATTGTTTTGCAAGTACTGTTCATGGGCTGGAAGATTTAAGAAGCTCTTTTGCAAATTCATGTAATTCCTCTTTTGCAAATATAGGGTTGTCATTAAATAAAACATCTTATAGACAAACAGCGGAGGAATTATTGTTTAATAAAAAACTTCCATCGGTATTGGATTATTCTAAGAGTTCTTTTGCGGTGGATGAGAATACCGGAGAAGCAGAGATAATGATGACAGCTATGGGGCAGGGAAACACCCTGGTCAGTCCTTATCACATGGCACTTATCACATCAGCAGTGGCGAATGGAGGAACACTGATGCGCCCATATCTGGTTGATAAAGTGACGAACCATACTGGTAATGAAATTAGTAAAAATGTACCAAAGAGTTATAAAAAGCTTATGACTTCAGATGAAGCGGCTCAGCTTAAAGAATATATGCGTGCGGTAGTAGAAGAAGGAACCGGAATGGATTTGAATTATGGCTCTTATACGGTTGCCGGAAAGACCGGAACAGCAGAGTACAGTATGGATGATGGTGAAAAAACCCATTCTTGGTTTGTTGGTTTTACCAATGTAGATAATCCAGAGTTGGTGATCAGTGTTATTATCGAAGGATATGATGGAAACAGTGGTGCAAAAGCAGTGCCGATAGCAAAGCAGATTTTGGATTCATATTATAACAGATAA
- a CDS encoding DAK2 domain-containing protein yields MATNSINAELLTKMFLAGAANLEAKKEYINELNVFPVPDGDTGTNMTLTIMSAAKEVQGLESADMTALAKAISSGSLRGARGNSGVILSQLLRGFTKEIKEHKEVDVQALASACERATATAYKAVMKPKEGTILTVAKGASEKAREMAETTNDLEVFIPEVIAYAKEVLSKTPEMLPVLKEAGVVDSGGQGLLEVLNGAYDAFQGKEIDYSAIESSVGTTMVKPDAQAQTDIKFGYCTEFIIMTEKAFTEKDEHEFKAFLESIGDSIVCVADEDIVKIHVHTNDPGLAIQRALTYGQLSRMKIDNMREEHQEKLIRDAEKLAAEQAKKEPRKDVGFIAVSIGEGMNEIFRELGVDYIIEGGQTMNPSTEDMLTAIDQVNADHIFILPNNKNIILAANQAQALTEDKDIIVVPTKTVPQGITAIINYVPEEDAKANEEMMKEEIQNVKTGQVTYAVRDTHIDDKEIHEGDIMGIGDEGILSVGQSVEATTKEMLSLMADEDSELISIYYGQDIQEEDAEKLASEIEELYPDADVDLHCGGQPIYYYVLSVE; encoded by the coding sequence GTGGCAACGAATTCGATAAATGCAGAGCTGCTTACAAAGATGTTTCTTGCAGGAGCAGCAAATCTGGAAGCTAAAAAAGAATATATTAATGAATTGAATGTATTCCCGGTTCCAGACGGAGATACAGGTACAAATATGACACTTACAATTATGTCAGCTGCAAAAGAAGTACAAGGTTTGGAGTCTGCAGATATGACAGCACTTGCGAAAGCAATTTCGTCTGGTTCATTAAGAGGAGCAAGAGGTAACTCGGGAGTTATTCTTTCCCAGCTTCTTCGTGGATTTACAAAAGAAATCAAAGAACATAAAGAAGTAGATGTGCAGGCATTGGCGTCAGCGTGTGAACGTGCAACAGCAACTGCTTATAAAGCGGTTATGAAGCCAAAAGAGGGAACAATTCTGACAGTGGCAAAAGGTGCATCAGAGAAAGCCCGTGAGATGGCTGAGACAACGAACGATTTGGAAGTATTCATTCCAGAAGTTATCGCATATGCAAAAGAAGTTCTTTCTAAAACACCTGAGATGCTTCCGGTATTAAAAGAAGCAGGAGTTGTGGATTCTGGCGGACAGGGTCTTCTTGAAGTGCTGAATGGTGCATATGATGCTTTCCAAGGTAAAGAGATTGATTATAGTGCAATTGAATCCAGTGTGGGAACAACGATGGTTAAGCCGGATGCACAGGCACAGACAGATATCAAATTTGGATATTGTACAGAATTTATAATTATGACAGAAAAAGCATTTACAGAGAAAGATGAGCATGAATTTAAAGCTTTTCTGGAATCTATAGGTGATTCGATTGTATGTGTAGCAGATGAAGATATTGTTAAAATCCATGTGCATACGAATGATCCAGGACTTGCAATTCAGAGAGCTCTTACTTATGGACAGCTTTCGCGTATGAAGATTGATAATATGAGAGAAGAACATCAGGAAAAATTAATCCGTGATGCAGAAAAACTTGCAGCAGAGCAGGCAAAAAAAGAGCCACGTAAAGATGTGGGATTTATTGCTGTATCTATCGGTGAAGGAATGAATGAGATTTTCCGTGAGCTGGGAGTTGATTATATCATTGAAGGCGGTCAGACAATGAACCCAAGTACAGAAGATATGTTGACAGCAATTGATCAGGTCAATGCAGATCATATCTTTATTCTTCCGAATAATAAGAATATCATTCTTGCAGCAAACCAGGCACAGGCATTGACGGAGGATAAAGACATTATCGTAGTTCCAACAAAGACAGTTCCTCAAGGAATTACAGCAATTATTAACTATGTGCCCGAAGAGGACGCAAAGGCTAATGAAGAGATGATGAAAGAAGAAATCCAGAATGTTAAGACGGGTCAGGTGACATATGCGGTTCGTGATACACACATTGATGATAAAGAAATTCACGAAGGTGATATCATGGGTATCGGGGATGAAGGAATCCTTTCAGTAGGGCAGTCTGTAGAAGCAACAACAAAAGAGATGTTGTCCTTGATGGCAGATGAAGACAGCGAATTGATCAGTATTTATTATGGACAAGATATTCAGGAAGAAGATGCAGAGAAACTTGCATCTGAAATTGAAGAATTATATCCAGATGCAGATGTAGATCTTCATTGTGGTGGACAGCCAATTTATTATTATGTGCTGTCAGTAGAATAA
- a CDS encoding DUF2953 domain-containing protein codes for MLHVILFILKLIGYLILGIIVLLALMLITVLLSPFCYQARGKCDKEIKNLDVHGSFTYLFHLISGEINYKKEQFTWKIRIAWIQKSNIAETTDVKKENVKKSDVLQSDNDKILTAMEEKEGEQPIHKPKAVVSETKEEHVQEETTSEKKAEIKSKKEKKSSLYERAVSKLRTLRCTVQKVCDKIKLLIQKKNILMAFITEETHVAALKKLICELKKLLKKYCPKKVEGDIHFGFEEPDLTGKVLAVLGMIYPLVGEHLNISPDFEKSVLDGRLFIKGKIRISSIVKMAWNLIWTKNVRITIGDIRKFSFDEGGVQNG; via the coding sequence ATGCTCCATGTAATCCTGTTTATATTAAAGTTAATAGGGTATCTGATACTGGGAATTATCGTGTTACTTGCTTTAATGCTTATTACAGTATTGTTATCACCATTTTGTTATCAGGCAAGAGGCAAATGTGATAAAGAAATAAAAAATCTTGATGTTCATGGGTCATTTACGTATCTGTTTCATCTGATTTCGGGAGAGATAAATTACAAAAAAGAGCAATTTACCTGGAAAATACGAATTGCCTGGATACAAAAAAGTAATATTGCCGAAACAACAGATGTAAAAAAAGAAAATGTAAAGAAGAGCGATGTACTACAATCAGATAATGATAAAATATTGACTGCTATGGAAGAAAAAGAGGGAGAACAACCAATCCACAAGCCGAAGGCTGTGGTGTCAGAAACAAAGGAAGAGCATGTGCAAGAAGAGACTACTTCAGAAAAAAAAGCTGAAATCAAGTCAAAAAAAGAAAAAAAATCAAGTCTTTATGAAAGAGCAGTCTCTAAATTGCGGACACTTAGGTGTACAGTTCAAAAGGTTTGTGATAAGATAAAATTACTTATTCAAAAAAAGAATATCTTAATGGCATTTATAACAGAAGAGACACATGTGGCAGCATTAAAAAAGCTTATTTGTGAATTAAAGAAATTGTTGAAAAAATATTGCCCCAAAAAAGTAGAGGGAGATATCCATTTTGGATTTGAAGAGCCTGATTTGACAGGGAAAGTTTTAGCAGTGCTGGGAATGATATATCCGTTGGTTGGAGAACATCTAAATATCAGTCCGGATTTTGAAAAGTCTGTTTTGGATGGAAGATTATTTATAAAAGGAAAAATCAGAATCTCGAGTATCGTAAAGATGGCATGGAATCTTATTTGGACAAAAAATGTCAGAATAACAATTGGAGATATTAGGAAATTCAGTTTTGATGAAGGAGGAGTACAAAATGGCTGA
- a CDS encoding GerW family sporulation protein, whose product MADTNNFKDTVGALFKGMDGVVSSKTVVGEAIHTDGVTILPLLDVSFGLGAGAFDNDKKERTGGGIGGKITPSAVLVIKDGTTRLVNIKNQDTMTKLLDMVPGILDKFTTRKEDTVTEEDVAEMLDDAE is encoded by the coding sequence ATGGCTGATACAAATAATTTTAAAGATACAGTAGGTGCTTTGTTTAAGGGGATGGATGGAGTAGTATCTTCAAAGACAGTAGTAGGAGAGGCAATTCATACAGATGGAGTGACAATACTTCCGCTCTTAGATGTTTCGTTTGGACTTGGTGCCGGTGCATTTGATAACGATAAGAAAGAAAGAACCGGTGGAGGTATTGGTGGAAAAATCACACCAAGTGCTGTGCTGGTGATTAAAGATGGAACAACACGATTGGTAAATATTAAGAATCAAGATACGATGACAAAATTGCTTGATATGGTACCTGGAATTTTAGATAAATTTACAACAAGAAAAGAAGACACTGTAACAGAAGAAGACGTTGCAGAAATGTTGGATGATGCAGAATAA
- a CDS encoding U32 family peptidase, with translation MNLKYDLNKNQDRKIEILAPAGSYESFHAAIVAGADAVYAGGPKFGARAFAENFTEDQLLNAIDYAHLHQRKFYLTVNTLLKDYEIEQLPEYLEPLYQRGLDAVIVQDMGVLNVVRQYFPDMDIHASTQMTVTGVNGAQFLKENGAVRVVPAREISLEEVRNIKSVTGMEMECFVHGALCYCYSGQCLLSSLIGGRSGNRGQCAQPCRLPYTVDGEKGYLLSLKDICTLDIIPDLIEAGIDSFKIEGRMKRPEYVAGVTSLYRKYVDLYLKNPQKPYLVDDKDKEMLMDLFNRGGFHTGYYKQKNGRNMITIQKPNHIGVKVGAVLSQKGREVQMRALTDIAAGDLIEFKNEAQRYTTGKSCKQGEVITILAPKGMRLPAGEVLYRVQSPELLNTLEIMYSKGKVIEKLYGYISMEAGKAAKLVVCKDEYSVEVESEQQVEAASSRPLDEERIKKQLQKTGNTEFAFDMLDVELHGEVFLPMQQLNEMRRKALEELEKKIQDSFHRKTAEKKVLQEEILDTVSVKFSKKENKLSVLVETQEQLEAVLENDNSVACIYVDSNLDTTGLDTELWKGISDRIHKKNIEVFLAMPRIFRNQTIEIFEQAYDSILTRYFDGMLIRSMEEYQFLKSKNYSDNIRLDYNLYIMNRFAKQFWKKQGITYGTIPVELNKSEIVNLDSKQDEMIVYGYIPAMVTAQCVTSTVHGCKKDCKITMLKDRYQNEFPVKNQCRDCYNVIYNTAPLYLIDLKEDLEELNAERYRIQFSIENRDEVKQILNQCNSMFSDEKGELFSQKDSITRGHFRRGVS, from the coding sequence ATGAATTTAAAGTATGATTTAAATAAAAATCAAGACAGAAAAATAGAAATTCTTGCACCGGCGGGTTCCTACGAAAGCTTTCATGCAGCGATTGTGGCCGGAGCGGATGCAGTCTATGCCGGCGGACCGAAGTTTGGTGCAAGGGCATTTGCTGAGAATTTTACGGAAGATCAGCTTTTAAATGCAATTGATTATGCACATTTACATCAGAGAAAATTTTACCTTACAGTAAATACCTTGTTGAAGGACTATGAAATTGAACAGCTTCCGGAATATCTGGAACCGCTTTATCAAAGAGGGCTGGATGCAGTAATTGTTCAGGATATGGGAGTTTTAAATGTAGTGCGGCAATATTTCCCGGATATGGACATACATGCAAGTACACAAATGACGGTTACCGGAGTAAATGGGGCACAATTTTTAAAAGAAAACGGGGCAGTGCGTGTTGTTCCGGCGAGAGAAATTTCATTGGAAGAAGTTCGTAATATAAAATCTGTAACAGGTATGGAGATGGAATGTTTTGTACATGGAGCATTGTGCTATTGCTATTCCGGACAGTGTTTGCTTAGCAGTCTGATCGGAGGGCGGAGCGGAAATAGAGGGCAATGTGCTCAACCTTGCAGACTTCCTTATACAGTAGATGGAGAAAAAGGATATCTACTTAGTTTAAAAGATATTTGTACTTTGGATATCATTCCGGATTTGATTGAGGCAGGGATTGATTCTTTTAAAATTGAAGGTCGAATGAAACGTCCGGAGTATGTTGCCGGTGTAACATCATTATATCGTAAATATGTAGATTTATATCTGAAAAATCCTCAAAAACCATATTTGGTGGATGATAAAGACAAAGAGATGCTGATGGATTTGTTTAACCGAGGCGGGTTTCACACCGGATATTATAAACAGAAAAATGGTCGTAATATGATTACAATTCAAAAGCCGAATCATATTGGAGTTAAAGTCGGGGCGGTGCTTTCTCAAAAAGGAAGAGAAGTTCAGATGAGAGCTCTGACTGATATAGCTGCAGGTGATTTGATTGAATTTAAAAATGAGGCACAGCGTTATACCACTGGAAAATCTTGTAAGCAGGGAGAAGTGATAACAATTCTTGCGCCAAAAGGAATGAGACTGCCTGCGGGTGAAGTTTTATATCGTGTTCAGAGTCCGGAATTACTGAATACTTTAGAGATAATGTATTCAAAAGGAAAGGTAATTGAAAAACTTTATGGATACATTTCAATGGAAGCAGGAAAAGCAGCAAAATTAGTAGTTTGTAAAGATGAATATAGCGTAGAAGTAGAATCGGAACAACAAGTTGAAGCAGCAAGCAGCCGTCCGCTCGATGAAGAGAGAATTAAAAAACAGCTACAGAAAACAGGAAATACGGAATTTGCGTTTGATATGTTAGATGTCGAATTACATGGAGAAGTCTTTCTTCCGATGCAGCAACTTAATGAAATGAGACGAAAAGCGTTAGAAGAATTAGAAAAAAAGATACAGGATTCTTTTCATAGAAAAACAGCCGAAAAGAAAGTTTTACAAGAAGAAATATTGGATACAGTATCGGTGAAATTTAGTAAGAAAGAGAATAAGCTGTCTGTTTTGGTTGAGACACAAGAACAATTAGAAGCAGTTTTAGAAAATGATAATTCAGTTGCATGTATCTATGTTGACAGTAATCTTGATACAACAGGATTAGATACGGAACTATGGAAAGGGATATCGGATAGGATTCATAAAAAGAATATAGAAGTATTTTTAGCAATGCCACGTATTTTTCGAAATCAGACGATAGAGATTTTTGAACAGGCATATGACAGCATTTTGACAAGATACTTTGATGGAATGTTGATTCGAAGCATGGAAGAATATCAGTTTTTAAAATCAAAAAATTATTCGGATAACATTCGTTTGGATTATAATTTATATATTATGAATAGATTTGCAAAACAATTCTGGAAAAAGCAGGGTATTACTTATGGTACAATACCGGTTGAATTAAATAAAAGCGAAATTGTAAACCTGGATTCAAAACAGGATGAGATGATTGTATACGGGTATATTCCGGCAATGGTGACAGCCCAGTGCGTGACATCTACGGTTCACGGGTGTAAAAAAGATTGTAAGATCACGATGTTAAAGGATCGGTATCAGAATGAATTTCCGGTCAAAAATCAGTGTAGAGATTGTTATAATGTAATTTATAATACAGCGCCACTGTATCTGATAGACCTGAAAGAAGATTTGGAAGAATTGAATGCAGAACGGTATCGCATTCAGTTTTCAATAGAAAACAGAGACGAAGTGAAGCAAATTTTGAACCAATGTAATAGCATGTTTAGTGATGAAAAGGGAGAGCTGTTTTCACAAAAGGATTCTATTACGAGAGGACATTTCAGAAGAGGAGTTTCTTGA